The Nitriliruptor alkaliphilus DSM 45188 genome includes a region encoding these proteins:
- a CDS encoding OsmC family peroxiredoxin: MTTSTSNATWNGDLKSGSGRMVVGDARYEGAYTFASRFEGSGDATNPEELIAAAHAGCFSMALSNILASDGHTPDEVRTEAVVTLGKVDDQAAVTEIALSTVGKVPGIDEATFAEYAQKAKDGCPISKLLAGGTAEITLQVAFES, from the coding sequence GTGACCACCAGCACCTCGAACGCCACCTGGAACGGTGACCTGAAGTCCGGCAGCGGACGCATGGTCGTCGGCGATGCCCGCTACGAGGGGGCGTACACGTTCGCGAGCCGGTTCGAAGGCAGCGGCGACGCCACCAACCCCGAGGAGCTCATCGCTGCCGCCCACGCCGGCTGCTTCTCGATGGCGCTGTCGAACATCCTCGCTTCCGACGGGCACACCCCTGACGAGGTGCGCACCGAGGCCGTGGTGACCCTCGGCAAGGTCGACGACCAGGCGGCCGTCACCGAGATCGCGCTGTCGACGGTGGGCAAGGTGCCCGGCATCGACGAGGCCACGTTCGCCGAGTACGCGCAGAAGGCCAAGGACGGCTGCCCGATCAGCAAGCTGCTGGCGGGCGGCACGGCCGAGATCACCCTCCAGGTCGCCTTCGAGTCCTGA
- a CDS encoding PAS domain-containing sensor histidine kinase yields the protein MAPPLPDGEASQRRDRLEHELKRTADSFRALAEGSELGMYRFSFLPHLKVDYVNPYLEELIGVSFVELATDPRPLWERLDPATRDGLDAARRGADVSWPLEGRWRHPDGRELELQFREAPLRDVDGRLEAVFGMVRDVTDQLRQERALASALELERAAADRLRRVDELRKVFLRAVSHELRTPLTALLGFSATLYDRADGLPPDRIAALAERIHHQSRKMERLLDDLLDVDRLSRGVLALDRIPTDLGELVQRVAAEHGGDGLQVRAPSVTAAVDPPKVERIVVNLLVNARRHAGPAAAVSVTLEPGDPVRLVVEDDGPGVPADQRRTVFEPFAQGATAEGAASPGTGIGLTLVAAFAELHRGRASVEDSDLGGARFVVELPRG from the coding sequence ATGGCTCCGCCTCTGCCCGACGGCGAGGCCAGCCAACGGCGCGATCGGCTCGAGCACGAACTGAAGCGGACGGCGGACAGCTTCCGCGCCCTCGCCGAGGGCAGCGAGCTCGGCATGTACCGCTTCTCGTTCCTGCCCCACCTGAAGGTCGACTACGTCAACCCGTACCTCGAGGAGCTGATCGGCGTCAGCTTCGTCGAGCTCGCAACCGACCCGAGACCGCTGTGGGAACGTCTCGATCCGGCGACCCGCGATGGCCTCGACGCGGCACGCCGAGGTGCCGACGTGTCGTGGCCGCTCGAGGGGCGGTGGCGTCACCCGGACGGGCGTGAGCTCGAGCTGCAGTTCCGCGAGGCGCCGCTCCGCGACGTCGATGGCCGCCTCGAAGCGGTCTTCGGGATGGTGCGTGACGTCACCGACCAGCTGCGTCAGGAGCGGGCGCTGGCGTCGGCCCTCGAGCTCGAGCGGGCCGCGGCCGATCGCCTCCGTCGGGTCGACGAGCTGCGCAAGGTGTTCCTGCGGGCGGTCTCCCACGAGCTGCGGACGCCGCTCACCGCCCTGCTCGGGTTCTCCGCGACCCTCTACGATCGGGCGGATGGGTTGCCTCCGGACCGCATCGCCGCCCTGGCCGAGCGCATCCACCACCAGTCCCGCAAGATGGAGCGCCTGCTCGACGACCTGCTCGACGTGGACCGGCTCTCGCGCGGGGTGCTGGCCCTCGACCGCATCCCCACCGACCTCGGGGAGCTGGTCCAGCGTGTCGCCGCCGAACACGGCGGCGACGGGCTCCAGGTGCGTGCTCCATCGGTCACTGCTGCGGTCGACCCGCCCAAGGTCGAGCGCATCGTGGTCAACCTGCTGGTCAACGCCCGGCGGCACGCTGGCCCGGCCGCGGCGGTCAGCGTGACGCTGGAGCCGGGCGACCCAGTCCGGCTGGTGGTCGAGGACGATGGCCCTGGTGTCCCGGCCGACCAGCGCCGCACCGTGTTCGAGCCCTTCGCGCAGGGGGCGACCGCCGAGGGTGCGGCCTCGCCGGGGACCGGCATCGGGTTGACCCTGGTGGCGGCGTTCGCCGAGCTCCACCGTGGCCGTGCGTCGGTGGAGGACAGCGACCTCGGTGGGGCACGGTTCGTCGTCGAGCTACCCCGTGGTTGA
- the aceE gene encoding pyruvate dehydrogenase (acetyl-transferring), homodimeric type yields the protein MAEQRDQQRYATGDRPIITDGLPAQYPDVDEVETREWLESFDAVVDEHGQARGRFLLLKVLEQARRRNIGIPSLTTTDYINTIPPEREPDFPGDHDLERRIRRYIRWNAAVMVHRTNVERGTGGHIGSYASAAAQYEVGFNHFFRGKDHPGGGDQVFFQGHASPGVYARAFLEGRFGEDRLDRFRQEVEPGGLSSYPHPRLMPDFWEFPTVSMGLGPLNAIYQARFNRYLHARGIKDTSDQRVWFFGGDGETAEPESLGALAVASREGLDNLTFVINCNLQQLDGPVRGNGKIIQELEGVFRGAGWNVVKVVWGRQWDDLLARDVDGALIARMNEIPDGQMQTYTTKGAAYVREHFFGADPKLADLASSITNEDIDKLTRGGHDYNKLYAAYRAATEAHGAPTVILAQTVKGWTLGPDFEARNAVHQMKKLSSAALKTFRDRLSLDVSDEELESDLPPYAHPGEDSDEVRYIRERRQELGGSVPERRTVFTAPKLPAKKAYDALKKGSGNQEVATTMAMVRLFKDLLREKDGIGPRIVPIIPDEARTFGMDSWFPTAKIYDRHGQTYEPVDQDLLLTYKQATDGQIIHEGITEAGSVGTFAAAGTSYATHGEPMIPLYVFYSMFGFQRTADSIWSASDQRARGFLMGATAGGTTLNGEGLQHQDRHSLLMAQSNPAIEAYDPSFAYELSVLVEDGLRRMYSDEVVEGGEDVIYYLTIYNEPVVQPAMPDHVTDEMVIDGLYRFAEGQEGTHEAHIMSSGTIMTQALAAQTLLAEDWDVRADVWSAPGWNRLLRDGFAVESWNRTNPDTEPKVPLVTRILEGTSGPYVAVSDWMRATPFQIADWIPGPYAVLGTDGYGRSDTRDALRRFHRIDATAIAYCVLAELVKAGTLEEKVLTEAIERYDLDFERIPFFGQPAPGEHDVTR from the coding sequence GTGGCAGAGCAGCGAGACCAGCAGCGGTACGCGACCGGTGACCGTCCCATCATCACCGACGGCCTACCGGCCCAGTACCCCGACGTCGACGAGGTCGAGACCCGTGAGTGGCTGGAGTCCTTCGACGCGGTCGTCGACGAGCACGGGCAGGCGCGTGGTCGCTTCCTGCTGCTGAAGGTCCTCGAGCAGGCACGGCGGCGCAACATCGGGATCCCCTCGCTGACGACGACCGACTACATCAACACCATCCCGCCGGAGCGCGAACCGGACTTCCCCGGTGATCACGACCTGGAACGCCGGATCCGCCGCTACATCCGGTGGAACGCCGCCGTCATGGTCCACCGCACCAACGTCGAGCGGGGTACCGGGGGCCACATCGGGTCGTACGCGTCGGCGGCCGCGCAGTACGAGGTCGGCTTCAACCACTTCTTCCGCGGCAAGGACCACCCGGGTGGCGGCGACCAGGTCTTCTTCCAGGGGCACGCCTCGCCCGGGGTGTACGCCCGGGCCTTCCTCGAGGGCCGCTTCGGCGAGGACCGGCTCGACCGGTTCCGTCAGGAGGTCGAACCGGGTGGGCTGTCGAGCTACCCGCATCCGCGGCTGATGCCCGACTTCTGGGAGTTCCCGACCGTCTCGATGGGGCTCGGGCCTCTCAACGCGATCTACCAGGCGCGCTTCAACCGGTACCTGCACGCCCGGGGGATCAAGGACACCTCGGACCAGCGGGTGTGGTTCTTCGGCGGTGATGGTGAGACGGCCGAGCCCGAGTCCCTCGGCGCCCTCGCGGTCGCCTCGCGCGAGGGTCTGGACAACCTCACGTTCGTCATCAACTGCAACCTGCAGCAGCTCGACGGTCCGGTGCGCGGCAACGGCAAGATCATCCAGGAGCTCGAGGGGGTCTTCCGCGGGGCGGGCTGGAACGTGGTGAAGGTGGTCTGGGGCCGCCAGTGGGACGACCTGCTCGCACGGGACGTCGACGGTGCCCTGATCGCGCGGATGAACGAGATCCCCGACGGCCAGATGCAGACCTACACCACCAAGGGGGCCGCCTACGTCCGCGAGCACTTCTTCGGTGCGGACCCGAAGCTGGCCGACCTCGCCTCCTCGATCACCAACGAGGACATCGACAAGCTGACGCGCGGCGGGCACGACTACAACAAGCTCTACGCCGCCTACCGCGCCGCGACCGAGGCGCACGGGGCGCCGACCGTGATCCTCGCCCAGACGGTCAAGGGCTGGACGCTGGGGCCGGACTTCGAGGCCCGCAACGCCGTCCACCAGATGAAGAAGCTGTCGTCCGCCGCGCTCAAGACCTTCCGCGACCGGCTGTCCCTCGACGTCTCCGACGAGGAGCTCGAGAGCGACCTGCCGCCCTACGCCCATCCGGGTGAGGACTCCGACGAGGTGCGCTACATCCGCGAGCGTCGCCAGGAGCTCGGCGGCAGCGTCCCGGAACGGCGGACGGTCTTCACCGCACCGAAGCTGCCGGCGAAGAAGGCCTACGACGCGCTCAAGAAGGGTTCGGGCAACCAGGAGGTCGCCACCACCATGGCGATGGTCCGGCTGTTCAAGGACCTGCTCCGCGAGAAGGACGGCATCGGCCCGCGGATCGTGCCGATCATCCCCGACGAGGCCCGCACCTTCGGGATGGACTCGTGGTTCCCGACGGCCAAGATCTACGACCGGCACGGGCAGACCTACGAGCCGGTCGACCAGGACCTGCTGCTGACCTACAAGCAGGCCACCGACGGCCAGATCATCCACGAGGGCATCACCGAGGCTGGGTCGGTGGGCACGTTCGCCGCAGCGGGCACCAGCTACGCCACCCACGGCGAGCCCATGATCCCGCTCTACGTCTTCTACTCGATGTTCGGGTTCCAGCGGACCGCTGACTCGATCTGGAGCGCGTCGGACCAGCGGGCGCGCGGCTTCCTCATGGGAGCGACCGCTGGCGGCACCACCCTCAACGGCGAGGGGTTGCAGCACCAGGACCGGCACTCGCTGCTCATGGCCCAGTCGAACCCCGCCATCGAGGCCTACGACCCCTCCTTCGCCTACGAACTGTCGGTCCTCGTCGAGGACGGGCTGCGGCGGATGTACTCCGACGAGGTGGTCGAGGGTGGCGAGGACGTCATCTACTACCTGACCATCTACAACGAGCCGGTGGTCCAGCCCGCGATGCCTGACCACGTCACCGACGAGATGGTGATCGACGGGCTGTACCGCTTCGCCGAGGGTCAGGAGGGCACCCACGAGGCGCACATCATGTCCTCGGGGACGATCATGACCCAGGCGCTCGCCGCCCAGACCCTGCTGGCCGAGGACTGGGACGTGCGGGCCGACGTGTGGTCGGCGCCCGGGTGGAACCGGCTGCTGCGTGACGGGTTCGCCGTCGAGTCGTGGAACCGCACCAACCCCGACACCGAGCCGAAGGTCCCCCTGGTCACCCGCATCCTCGAGGGGACGTCGGGGCCGTACGTCGCGGTGTCCGACTGGATGCGGGCCACCCCCTTCCAGATCGCCGACTGGATCCCCGGTCCGTACGCGGTCCTCGGCACCGACGGGTACGGGCGATCGGACACCCGTGACGCGCTGCGTCGCTTCCACCGGATCGACGCCACCGCCATCGCGTACTGCGTGCTGGCCGAGCTGGTGAAGGCCGGGACGTTGGAGGAGAAGGTGCTGACCGAGGCGATCGAGCGCTACGACCTCGACTTCGAGCGCATCCCGTTCTTCGGTCAGCCCGCACCTGGCGAGCACGACGTGACCCGCTGA
- a CDS encoding pyridoxal-phosphate dependent enzyme, with protein MHRAARRIAGVAHRTPVLTSGQLDDRTGAALFLKAEHLQRVGAFKFRGATNAVAALDTATRARGVVAFSSGNHAQAVALTCRIQQVPATIVMPQDAPPVKLDATRGYGAEVVTYDRFTEDRRAIGQRIAEERGATVIPPFDHPDIVAGQGTAALELLEAVPDLDLLVAPIGGGGLLAGCTAAARGLVPDLEVVGVEPAGRHAARDALARGEVVEVPVPRTVLDGQQTAYIGAIPLAVLSHHGVRVVGVEDAAALDTVAWVATRMKQVVEPSGAAALAALLDGTIDVRGRRVGVVLSGGNVAPALLADALRTSGAEGSTAQADRPRRG; from the coding sequence GTGCACCGCGCCGCCCGACGGATCGCCGGCGTCGCGCACCGGACCCCCGTGCTGACCTCCGGGCAGCTCGATGATCGGACGGGCGCCGCGCTCTTCTTGAAGGCCGAGCACCTCCAGCGCGTCGGGGCCTTCAAGTTCCGCGGAGCGACCAACGCCGTGGCCGCTCTCGATACCGCGACCCGGGCCCGCGGCGTGGTCGCGTTCTCGTCGGGCAACCACGCCCAGGCGGTCGCCCTGACGTGCCGGATCCAGCAGGTACCGGCGACGATCGTGATGCCTCAGGACGCACCGCCGGTCAAGCTCGACGCGACCCGCGGCTACGGCGCCGAGGTCGTCACCTACGACCGCTTCACCGAGGACCGTCGTGCCATCGGGCAGCGGATCGCCGAGGAACGCGGCGCGACGGTGATCCCCCCCTTCGATCACCCCGACATCGTCGCGGGCCAGGGCACCGCAGCCCTGGAGCTGCTCGAGGCCGTCCCGGACCTCGACCTGCTGGTCGCGCCCATCGGCGGCGGAGGTCTGTTGGCCGGCTGCACCGCTGCCGCCCGTGGCCTGGTGCCGGACCTCGAGGTCGTCGGCGTCGAGCCTGCCGGTCGACACGCAGCACGTGACGCGCTCGCCCGTGGTGAGGTCGTCGAGGTCCCGGTGCCGAGGACGGTGCTCGACGGGCAGCAGACCGCGTACATCGGCGCCATCCCGCTCGCGGTGCTCTCCCACCACGGGGTCCGGGTCGTGGGCGTCGAGGACGCGGCGGCGCTGGACACGGTGGCGTGGGTCGCCACGCGGATGAAGCAGGTGGTCGAGCCGTCCGGCGCCGCGGCGCTCGCCGCGCTCCTCGACGGGACCATCGACGTCCGAGGACGACGCGTCGGGGTGGTGCTGTCCGGCGGCAACGTTGCACCAGCGCTCCTGGCGGACGCGCTGCGCACGTCGGGGGCCGAGGGCTCAACCGCCCAGGCCGATCGGCCGAGAAGAGGGTGA
- a CDS encoding S8 family serine peptidase, translating into MPSTSTRGHGRAALALLLAIGLTAPVATAAAADTGTTPVAPREVTAPPRAATTDHVDGLIVELRPGRGPERARERLAQLTGRTASAGAHLGGNARTLDLDGPVGLADAQRAAERLEREGLVVSATPNVRMSIAAAPDDQYYAQYQWSLHDRWKDSAVRGVSAEIAWNTTIGSSDVVVAVLDTGVLAHPDIVDRLVPGYDFVDGDSDASDPGDWCEEPPFESDSSWHGTHVAGTIGATTDNGIGVAGVDQRARIQPVRVLGQCGGTMGDIIAGIRWAAGLPVTGVPTNPTPADVLNLSLGGTASCYTELQSAIDDATAAGSLVVVAAGNENRDAKDVAPANCAKVVTVASTSRLGDRAFYSNYGPVVDIAAPGGDSKEGDGWGVILSLSNTGTTTPGTMNYDFKQGTSMAAPHVAGVAALALSLAPTLSPAQLTDLLLATATPFPESTPRGAEHECSSDPTAPYHCGSGIVSAATAVALTTPVLSGTAGVEKVDLAWTASTHASGIAGYDLHRTTGSTCSTAAPRVYRGTKRTFTDTTVTAGTTYRYCVVARSVDKQLSALSNTVSATPKAAPAPLAKPSWPADTTLTFDLEGSDLRLAWPRANGTVDRYDVFRDGTRIATTTGRSFLVTGLKLDQRYLLQVRARNSSGSSPAIDRYVTPSGPFSDVDPRSPFRTDIAWLATAEITRGCGGDRFCPGAHVTRQQMAAFLSRGLGLTETSGIRFSDVPRDSIFATDIDKLATAGITLGCGGDRFCPGDNVTRQQMAAFLTRGLDLTATSGIRFSDVARGSAAERDIDRLATAGITLGCGGDRFCPGADVSRQQMAAFLRRGLAS; encoded by the coding sequence ATGCCGTCCACGTCCACTCGTGGGCACGGCCGGGCGGCGCTGGCGCTACTGCTCGCGATCGGGCTCACGGCCCCGGTGGCCACGGCCGCAGCTGCCGACACCGGGACGACACCGGTGGCGCCGCGGGAGGTCACCGCTCCTCCGCGAGCGGCGACGACCGATCACGTCGACGGTCTGATCGTGGAGCTGCGCCCCGGCCGCGGCCCCGAGCGGGCCCGTGAACGTCTGGCACAGCTGACCGGGCGGACGGCCTCAGCCGGCGCCCACCTCGGGGGGAACGCACGCACCCTGGACCTCGACGGACCGGTCGGCCTGGCCGACGCGCAGCGCGCCGCTGAGCGGCTCGAGCGCGAAGGCCTGGTGGTCTCGGCCACGCCCAACGTGCGCATGTCGATCGCGGCGGCCCCGGACGACCAGTACTACGCGCAGTACCAGTGGAGCCTGCACGACCGCTGGAAGGACAGCGCCGTCCGCGGCGTGAGCGCCGAGATCGCGTGGAACACGACCATCGGCTCGAGCGACGTCGTCGTGGCTGTGCTCGACACCGGCGTACTCGCCCACCCGGACATCGTCGACCGACTCGTACCCGGCTACGACTTCGTCGACGGTGACAGCGATGCCAGCGACCCCGGCGACTGGTGCGAGGAGCCCCCCTTCGAGAGCGACAGTTCCTGGCATGGCACCCACGTGGCCGGCACCATCGGCGCGACGACGGACAACGGCATCGGTGTGGCCGGCGTCGACCAGCGGGCCCGTATCCAGCCCGTCCGCGTGCTCGGTCAGTGCGGCGGGACCATGGGCGACATCATCGCCGGTATCCGGTGGGCCGCCGGTCTGCCGGTGACAGGGGTGCCGACCAACCCCACGCCCGCGGACGTGCTCAACCTCAGCCTCGGCGGAACCGCCTCCTGCTACACCGAGCTCCAGTCGGCGATCGACGACGCCACAGCGGCCGGCAGCCTGGTCGTGGTCGCAGCCGGCAACGAGAACAGGGACGCCAAGGACGTCGCACCCGCCAACTGCGCCAAGGTGGTGACGGTGGCCTCGACCAGTCGGCTCGGTGACCGAGCCTTCTACTCCAACTACGGGCCGGTGGTCGACATCGCCGCCCCCGGCGGCGACAGCAAGGAAGGGGACGGCTGGGGGGTCATCCTGTCCCTGAGCAACACGGGGACGACCACCCCGGGCACGATGAACTACGACTTCAAGCAGGGCACCAGCATGGCCGCCCCCCACGTGGCCGGCGTCGCCGCGCTCGCGCTGTCCCTCGCCCCGACCCTGAGCCCCGCGCAGCTGACCGACCTGCTCCTGGCCACCGCCACCCCGTTCCCCGAATCCACGCCCCGCGGTGCGGAGCACGAGTGTTCCAGCGACCCGACGGCGCCCTACCACTGCGGTTCGGGGATCGTGAGCGCAGCGACCGCCGTCGCCCTGACCACCCCGGTGCTGTCCGGCACGGCCGGGGTCGAGAAGGTCGACCTCGCCTGGACGGCATCGACCCACGCCTCGGGGATCGCGGGCTACGACCTGCACCGGACCACCGGTTCGACCTGCTCGACCGCGGCGCCACGCGTGTACCGCGGGACCAAGCGCACCTTCACGGACACCACCGTGACCGCGGGCACCACCTACCGGTACTGCGTGGTCGCACGCTCGGTCGACAAGCAGCTCTCCGCCCTGTCCAACACCGTGTCGGCGACCCCGAAGGCGGCCCCGGCTCCCCTGGCCAAGCCGTCGTGGCCGGCGGACACCACGCTCACCTTCGACCTCGAGGGCAGCGACCTCCGCCTCGCCTGGCCCCGCGCCAACGGCACCGTCGACCGGTACGACGTGTTCCGAGACGGCACCCGCATCGCCACGACCACGGGCCGCAGCTTCCTCGTCACCGGCCTGAAGCTCGACCAGCGCTACCTGCTGCAGGTCCGCGCACGCAACAGCTCTGGGTCGTCACCCGCGATCGACCGCTACGTCACCCCGTCGGGCCCGTTCAGCGACGTCGATCCCCGGTCGCCCTTCCGCACCGACATCGCCTGGCTGGCCACCGCCGAGATCACCCGCGGCTGCGGCGGCGACCGCTTCTGCCCCGGGGCCCACGTGACCCGTCAGCAGATGGCCGCCTTCCTCAGCCGCGGGCTCGGCCTGACCGAGACCAGTGGCATCCGGTTCTCCGACGTCCCCCGCGACTCGATCTTCGCCACCGACATCGACAAGCTCGCCACCGCCGGGATCACGCTCGGCTGCGGCGGCGACCGCTTCTGCCCGGGCGACAACGTCACCCGCCAGCAGATGGCCGCCTTCCTCACCCGTGGGCTCGACCTCACCGCCACCAGCGGCATCCGGTTCTCCGACGTCGCCCGCGGATCGGCAGCCGAGCGCGACATCGACCGGCTCGCCACCGCCGGGATCACGCTCGGGTGCGGCGGCGACCGGTTCTGCCCCGGGGCCGACGTCAGCCGTCAGCAGATGGCCGCGTTCCTGCGACGCGGGCTCGCCAGCTGA
- a CDS encoding Glu/Leu/Phe/Val family dehydrogenase: MGPFARFDGHEQVVFARDEERGLTCIVAIHSTRLGPALGGTRWRPYASEEEALEDVLRLSRAMTLKNACAGIDHGGGKAVIVGDPATERSEALLRAYGRVIASLGGRYVTACDIGTTPDDMATIKRETPWATGADPMHGGSGDSGVTTALGVELAMKAACAFHFGSEDLAGRHVAVQGLGKVGGRLVRSLAEQGAKLTVADIAEAAIDRVADLPGVDVTSVDDVLFTDADVVSPNALGAVLTADSVPKLQAPIVCGGANNQLATDEDADRLDDAGVLYCPDFVVNAGGVIQVADELLPGGHDPARVARRAQAIPATLTQLLRVARDEGVSTEVAAERVAERRIASVGGLRGFHLPT, translated from the coding sequence GTGGGACCCTTCGCACGCTTCGACGGTCACGAGCAGGTGGTGTTCGCCCGCGACGAGGAACGCGGCCTGACCTGCATCGTGGCGATCCACTCGACCCGCCTCGGACCTGCGCTGGGCGGCACGCGGTGGCGGCCCTACGCCTCCGAGGAGGAGGCCCTCGAGGACGTCCTGCGCCTCTCGCGCGCGATGACCCTCAAGAACGCGTGCGCCGGGATCGACCACGGCGGCGGCAAGGCCGTGATCGTCGGCGACCCCGCCACGGAACGCTCCGAGGCGCTGCTGCGGGCCTACGGCCGCGTCATCGCCTCGCTCGGCGGGCGGTACGTCACCGCCTGCGACATCGGCACGACCCCCGACGACATGGCCACGATCAAACGCGAGACCCCCTGGGCCACCGGCGCCGACCCGATGCACGGCGGCTCGGGTGATTCCGGGGTCACCACCGCGCTCGGGGTGGAGCTGGCCATGAAGGCCGCCTGCGCCTTCCACTTCGGCAGCGAGGACCTGGCGGGCCGGCACGTGGCGGTGCAGGGCCTCGGCAAGGTCGGCGGCCGGCTGGTGCGCTCCCTCGCCGAGCAGGGCGCCAAGCTGACCGTCGCCGACATCGCCGAGGCGGCCATCGATCGCGTGGCTGACCTGCCCGGTGTGGACGTCACCTCCGTCGACGACGTGCTGTTCACCGATGCCGACGTGGTGTCGCCCAACGCGCTCGGCGCGGTGCTGACCGCGGACTCGGTACCGAAGCTGCAGGCACCGATCGTGTGCGGCGGCGCCAACAACCAGCTCGCCACCGACGAGGACGCCGATCGTCTCGACGACGCCGGGGTGCTGTACTGCCCGGACTTCGTGGTCAACGCAGGTGGCGTCATCCAGGTCGCCGACGAGCTGCTGCCGGGCGGTCACGACCCGGCACGTGTCGCCAGGCGGGCGCAGGCCATCCCCGCCACGCTGACGCAGCTGCTGCGCGTGGCGCGTGACGAGGGCGTCAGCACCGAGGTCGCCGCCGAGCGGGTGGCCGAGCGCCGCATCGCGTCGGTCGGCGGTCTGCGAGGTTTCCACCTCCCGACCTGA